The sequence TTGCCGACGAAGTCAGGGTATTAGCGACCCGAACCGCGGACTCTACCGACGAGATCCAGCAGATGATAGATTCCCTCCGCAGCAAGAGTAAACAGGCGGTGAATACTATGTCTCAAAGCAAAGAACTCAGCCAAACCTGCCTGACCCATGCTAAGCAAGCCGTATTCGAGCTCGATGAAGTCAATAATCAAAGTAGTAAAATTCAGGATATGGCACATCAAATTGCCAGCGCGGCTGAGGAACAAGCCGCAGTGACCGAAGAGGTTAATCGAAACATAGTAGCCATTAATGACGCCGCCGAATCTCTGGCACAAGGAGCGGTTTCGGCCCAAGAGGAAAGCAGCAGCTCTGCCAGACTGGTAGATGAGGTCAACGAGAAAATAAATCATTTCCGATACTGACTTCAGCTGATATTTCGTCTACATCACACCACTAAAGGGCTCATAATATGAGCCCAAAGCCCGTGAGTAAACGGCGTTCATATGCACTATTTACTGCGGGTTTAGATCTGGTATATTTTTAAATTTTTTTCAGCATATTTATTGCTTTTTTATCGAATCGAACAAGACTTAAGAGGAGAACTACATAAAGACGGGAGTTAGAAATGAGCAGAAAACTCTTGATATTATTATTCGTTTTAACAAGCAGTTTAACCGCCTGTGGACAAGACCCTCTGGTAAAACGCCAGGTCATCTCCATTGCACCCATGGATCAAGAAAATCTATTATTACAAATAGATAAACATATAAGTCTCACCCCAAGACCCAAAGAGACCTACCCTTTCCCGATCGAACTCGGTGAAGTAGGCCCCGCCGATAGCCTCTACTCGGGTAAGCGCCAATATCCTTTTTACTGCATGACCTTAGACGCTGGAATAGGCCAACCTCTGGTGGATAATCAAGAGGGCTATGGTGTCAAAGTTTACGATGAAAACGACAAGAAAATTGGCTATAGCAAAGACTGTATGGTCACTTCAAGAATCGACTACTTCTACACCTTAACTGGCACAGATAAAATACGTAGCTATGACCTCGACAATCCACCAGCAAGATCTGAGATAGCAATCACAGAGATCAAGGGAAAACCTGTTCCTGAGATCTTTCGTTTAGAGAGAGGGAGCATCAACCGCTATATTTATTTTATTGCCATGTTAGTCCCCGAGACCAGCTTAGGAGATAGGGACACTAAACAATATTGGAATAATAAACTCATCTATCAATTTAAAGGCGGAGCCAGTATAGGTTTTCGACAGGGACAGATGGGGGCTAGCCGATTTATTAATCGTCGGCATACCCTTTTAAGACAAGGCTATGCCGTTATAGGTTCAAGTGGCAACAATACCAGCTACAGCTATAACATGCTACTCGCCGAAGATACTGCCAGAAGAGTCAAGGCACAATTTATTTCACTCTATGGCGAGCCACTTTATACCTTAGGTATCGGTGGCTCAGGTGGCGGACTCGCCCAGTACCTTATTGCCCAAAACAGCACAGGGGTTTTAGATGGGCTAATGCCAATTTATAGCTTCCCAGATATGGTGTCACAATCGATATTTCTGCTAGATTGCGATCTGCTGCAGCACTACTTTAATGTCACGGATAACGGCAATAGCAAGTGGAAAGACTGGGAGCAGAGAGAGAATATCGAGGGCATGAATGGTATTAATGGTTTCGATCATCCCTATACCTTCTTAGTCCCCCTTAATCAAATGTTTGCAGGTGCCTGGCCTTCCATGCCCAATGGCAGTAGCGAATGCGTCTACTCCTGGTTTATCGCCGCAACTTTCTTTTACAACCCTAAGCAAGGCTTCGTTAAGCCTTACTTCTCCGATGAGGTTAAAGAGCAGGTCAACTGGACTTACTGGCAAGATCTAGCCCAGATCTACGGCACTGACAATAATGGTTTTGCACGCACAACCTGGGGAAATGAAGGCGTTCAATATGGCCTGAGGGCGATGCAGCAAGGCGATATAAGCATAGATGAGTTTATTCACCTCAATCAGTATATCGGTTCATGGGTTCCCCAGGACAAGATGCGCAAAGAGACAGCCTTCACTCCATTGGGAATGAAGTTTCCCATCTGGTTAAGCCTGTGGAGCCGAAATAACATCACCGAGCCTAAATCCCATGTGGCTAAACGAAAACCATCCGATCCCCAAGCGATCGGCAATGGCTATAAATATGGACAAA is a genomic window of Shewanella psychrophila containing:
- a CDS encoding DUF6351 family protein; protein product: MSRKLLILLFVLTSSLTACGQDPLVKRQVISIAPMDQENLLLQIDKHISLTPRPKETYPFPIELGEVGPADSLYSGKRQYPFYCMTLDAGIGQPLVDNQEGYGVKVYDENDKKIGYSKDCMVTSRIDYFYTLTGTDKIRSYDLDNPPARSEIAITEIKGKPVPEIFRLERGSINRYIYFIAMLVPETSLGDRDTKQYWNNKLIYQFKGGASIGFRQGQMGASRFINRRHTLLRQGYAVIGSSGNNTSYSYNMLLAEDTARRVKAQFISLYGEPLYTLGIGGSGGGLAQYLIAQNSTGVLDGLMPIYSFPDMVSQSIFLLDCDLLQHYFNVTDNGNSKWKDWEQRENIEGMNGINGFDHPYTFLVPLNQMFAGAWPSMPNGSSECVYSWFIAATFFYNPKQGFVKPYFSDEVKEQVNWTYWQDLAQIYGTDNNGFARTTWGNEGVQYGLRAMQQGDISIDEFIHLNQYIGSWVPQDKMRKETAFTPLGMKFPIWLSLWSRNNITEPKSHVAKRKPSDPQAIGNGYKYGQIFIGKAELPILEIRHYLEDDLNMHHTLASFETRLRIQEYQGHNENQVVWISHKDHIPIDKGIAFLDRWLLAIRASEDKDPITSKPIDLTDACIDYQGKVQFEGEDVWDGKWNNQPAGKCSKIYPIYSNIRVQAGGPWAGSIFKCGRIPVGDAIEQGLYGNVSMQAYQGQLENIFPDGVCDYSQGDIGKPDLGLTPTLQARKNKHSNQSPMAAGSRQKSEH